The following are encoded together in the Neofelis nebulosa isolate mNeoNeb1 chromosome 9, mNeoNeb1.pri, whole genome shotgun sequence genome:
- the LOC131486183 gene encoding LOW QUALITY PROTEIN: large ribosomal subunit protein eL14-like (The sequence of the model RefSeq protein was modified relative to this genomic sequence to represent the inferred CDS: inserted 2 bases in 1 codon), translating into MVFRRFVEVGRVAYVSFGPHAGKLVAIVDVIDQNRALVDGLCTQVRRQAMPFKCMQLTDFILKFPHSARQKYVRQAWQKADINTKWAATRWAEKIEARERKAKMTDFDRYKVMKAKKMRNRKIKLEVRKLQNAALLKASPKKAPAAKGAXAANVPAKKMAAAGKKAPAQKVPAPKAAGQKAAPPKAQKGQKAPAQKAPAPKASGKKA; encoded by the exons ATGGTGTTCAGGCGTTTCGTGGAGGTTGGCCGGGTGGCCTACGTCTCCTTTGGGCCTCATGCCGGGAAGCTGGTAGCGATTGTAGATGTTATTGATCAAAACAGGGCTTTGGTTGACGGACTTTGCACTCAGGTAAGGAGGCAGGCGATGCCTTTCAAATGCATGCAGCTCACTGACTTCATCCTCAAGTTTCCTCACAGTGCTCGCCAGAAATATGTCCGACAAGCCTGGCAGAAGGCAGATATCAATACGAAATGGGCAGCCACAAGATGGGCCGAGAAGATTGAAGCCAGAGAAAGGAAAGCCAAGATGACAGATTTTGACCGTTACAAAGTcatgaaggcaaagaaaatgagGAACAGAAAAATCAAGCTTGAAGTTAGGAAGCTACAGAACGCAGCTCTCCTGAAAGCTTCTCCCAAAAAAGCACCTGCTGCTAAGGGTGC TGCTGCAAACGTTCCAGCAAAAAAGATGGCCGCTGCGGGCAAGAAGGCTCCAGCCCAGAAGGTTCCTGCCCCAAAAGCTGCAGGCCAGAAGGCAGCACCTCCAAAGGCTCAGAAGGGTCAGAAAGCTCCAGCCCAGAAAGCACCTGCTCCGAAGGCATCGGGCAAGAAAGCATAA